The proteins below come from a single Rhinolophus ferrumequinum isolate MPI-CBG mRhiFer1 chromosome 8, mRhiFer1_v1.p, whole genome shotgun sequence genomic window:
- the MCM6 gene encoding DNA replication licensing factor MCM6 has protein sequence MDLAAAAEPGAGSQRLEVRDEVAEKCQKLFLDFLEEFQNSDGEIKYLQLAEELIRPERNTLVVSFVDLEQFNQQLSTTIQEEFYRVYPYLCRAVKTFIKDRKEIPLAKDFYVAFEDLSTRHKIRELTASRIGLLTRISGQVVRTHPVHPELVSGTFLCLDCQTVIKDVEQQFKYTQPNICRNPVCANRKRFLLDTNKSRFVDFQKVRIQETQAELPRGSIPRSLEVILRAEAVESAQAGDKCDFIGTLIVVPDVSKLSTPGARAETNSRVTGVDGYETEGIRGLRALGVRDLSYRLVFLACCVAPTNPRFGGKELRDEEQTAESIKNQMTVKEWEKVFEMSQDKNLYHNLCTSLFPTIHGSDEVKRGVLLMLFGGVPKTTGEGTSLRGDINVCIVGDPSTAKSQFLKHVEEFSPRAVYTSGKASSAAGLTAAVVRDEESHEFVIEAGALMLADNGVCCIDEFDKMDVRDQVAIHEAMEQQTISITKAGVKATLNARTSILAAANPIGGHYDRSKSLKQNINLSAPIMSRFDLFFILVDECNEVTDYAIARRIVDLHSRIEDSIDRVYSLDDIRRYLLFARQFKPKISRESEDFIVEQYKRLRQRDGSGVTRSSWRITVRQLESMIRLSEAMARMHCCDEVQPKHVKEAFRLLNKSIIRVETPDVNLDQEEEAQMEVDEGPDGINGHAGSPAPVNEINSHNEDINQDSVPKASLKLGFSEYCRISNLIVLHLRKMEEEEDESALKRSELVNWYLKEIESEIDSEEELINKKRIIEKVIYRLIHYDHVLIELTQAGLKGSTEGSESYEDDPYLVVNPNYLLED, from the exons ATGGACCTCGCGGCGGCAGCGGAGCCGGGCGCCGGCAGCCAGCGCCTGGAAGTCCGTGACGAGGTGGCGGAGAAGTGCCAGAAGCTCTTCCTGGACTTCTTGGAGGA GTTCCAGAACAGCGATGGAGAAATTAAGTACTTGCAGTTAGCAGAAGAGCTAATACGTCCTGAGAGAAATACATTGGTTGTGAGTTTTGTGGACCTGGAGCAGTTTAACCAACAACTTTCCACCACGATTCAAGAAGAGTTCTATAG aGTTTATCCTTACCTATGTCGGGCCGTGAAAACCTTCATCAAAGACCGTAAAGAGATCCCTCTTGCCAAAGATTTTTATGTTGCATTCGAAGACCTATCTACCAGACACAA AATCCGGGAACTCACTGCATCCAGAATCGGTTTGCTCACTCGCATCAGCGGGCAGGTGGTGCGGACGCACCCAGTTCACCCAGAGCTCGTGAGCGGAACTTTCCTGTGTTTGGACTGTCAGACAGTGATCAAGGACGTGGAGCAGCAGTTCAAATACACGCAGCCAAACATATGCCGGAATCCAGTTTGTGCCAACAGAAAGAGATTCCTGCTTGACACAAATAAATCCAGATTTGTCGATTTTCAAAag GTTCGTATTCAAGAGACTCAAGCTGAGCTTCCTCGAGGAAGTATCCCTCGAAGTTTAGAAGTGATCCTGCGAGCTGAAGCTGTGGAGTCAGCTCAAGCTGGTGACAAGTGTGACTTTATAGGGACACTGATTGTTGTGCCTGATGTCTCTAAGCTTAGCACACCAG GAGCACGTGCAGAAACTAATTCTCGTGTCACTGGTGTTGATGGGTATGAGACAGAAGGCATTCGAGGACTTCGGGCCCTTGGTGTGAGGGACCTTTCATACAGGCTGGTTTTTCTGGCCTGTTGTGTTGCTCCAACCAACCCAAGG tttggAGGGAAAGAGCTCCGAGATGAGGAACAGACAGCTGAGAGCATTAAGAACCAAATGACGGTGAAGGAATGGGAGAAAGTGTTTGAAATGAGTCAAGATAAAAACCTATACCACAATCTTTGTACCAGCTTGTTCCCTACTATACACG GCAGTGATGAAGTAAAACGGGGTGTCCTGCTGATGCTCTTCGGTGGTGTTCCAAAGACGACAGGGGAAGGAACCTCTCTTCGAGGGGACATAAATGTTTGCATTGTTGGTGACCCAAGTACAGCTAAGAGCCAGTTTCTCAA GCATGTGGAGGAGTTCAGCCCCAGAGCTGTCTACACCAGTGGCAAAGCATCCAGTGCTGCTGGCTTAACAGCAGCTGTTGTGAGAGATGAAGAATCTCATGAGTTTGTCATTGAGGCTGGAGCTTTGATGCTGGCTGATAAT GGTGTATGTTGTATTGATGAATTTGATAAGATGGACGTGCGGGATCAAGTTGCTATTCACGAAGCTATGGAACAGCAGACCATCTCCATCACTAAAGCAGGAGTGAAG GCTACTCTGAATGCCAGGACATCCATTTTGGCAGCAGCAAACCCAATCGGTGGACACTATGACAGATCAAAATCATtgaaacagaatataaatttgTCGGCTCCCATCATGTCCCGATTTGATCTCTTCTTTATACTTGTGGATGAATGTAATGAG GTTACAGATTATGCTATTGCCAGACGTATAGTAGACTTGCATTCAAGAATTGAGGATTCGATTGATCGTGTCTATTCCCTTGATGATATCAGGAGGTATCTTCTCTTTGCAAGACAATTTAAGCCAAAG ATTTCCAGAGAGTCGGAGGACTTCATTGTGGAGCAGTATAAACGTCTCCGCCAGAGGGATGGCTCTGGAGTAACCAGGTCGTCGTGGAGGATTACAGTGCGCCAGCTGGAGAGCATGATCCGTCTCTCGGAGGCCATGGCTCGGATGCACTGCTGTGATGAG GTCCAGCCTAAACATGTGAAGGAAGCTTTTAGGTTACTGAACAAATCAATCATTCGTGTGGAAACACCTGATGTCAATTTAGATCAAGAAGAAGAGGCCCAGATGGAGGTAGATGAGGGTCCAGATGGCATCAATG GTCATGCTGGTAGCCCTGCTCCTGTGAATGAAATCAACAGCCACAATGAAGACATAAACCAAGATTCTGTGCCAAAAGCCTCCTTAAAACTGGGCTTCTCCGAATATTGCCGGATCTCCAACCTTATTGTGCTTCACCtcaggaagatggaagaag AAGAGGACGAATCGGCATTAAAGAGGAGTGAGCTTGTTAACTGGTACTTGAAGGAAATCGAATCAGAAATAGACTCTGAAGAGGAacttataaataaaaagagaatcatAGAGAAAGTCATTTATCGACTCATCCACTAT GATCATGTTCTAATTGAGCTCACCCAAGCTGGATTGAAAGGCTCCACAGAAGGAAGTGAGAGCTATGAAGACGATCCCTACTTGGTAGTTAACCCTAATTACTTGCTTGAAGATTGA
- the LOC117026258 gene encoding protein transport protein Sec61 subunit gamma-like — protein sequence MDQVMGFAEPSGQFVKDSIRLVKKCTKPDRKEFQNIGMAIAIGFVILGFTGLCVKLIPIPINNIIVGG from the coding sequence ATGGATCAGGTAATGGGGTTTGCTGAGCCAAGTGGGCAGTTTGTGAAGGACTCAATTAGGCTGGTTAAAAAATGTACCAAACCTGATAGGAAAGAATTCCAGAACATTGGCATGGCAATAGCAATAGGATTTGTTATACTGGGATTCACTGGCTTGTGTGTGAAATTGATCCCTATCCCTATTAATAACATCATTGTTGGTGGCTGA
- the LOC117025581 gene encoding cytochrome b-c1 complex subunit 9-like has protein sequence MVGLTLTGMLYSLLFRRTSTFTLIIAVGALFFQRAFNQGTDLMYEYINLGLWKHIKHKNH, from the coding sequence atGGTGGGCCTGACGTTGACTGGGATGTTGTACTCCCTGCTGTTCCGTAGAACCTCCACCTTCACCCTTATCATCGCTGTGGGCGCCCTGTTTTTCCAGCGAGCCTTCAATCAAGGCACAGACTTGATGTATGAATACATCAACCTGGGGCTGTGGAAACACATCAAGCATAAGAACCATTAG